In a genomic window of Rubripirellula tenax:
- a CDS encoding Hpt domain-containing protein: protein MLDADLIREFADRACGYLSDVRTNLQQLETTEDQVSGDLVDSIYQSLHKIVCTADSLGLVQIFQVSRRLENLVDSLRHRSHISLAVRIEVISKTTDRLKSLLQSIESSNDSNNRELCEQLDALLCGMGIRTDALVTDDPPATTASNESRRRGAVPRAKAPTTGPGPSQTKKQADATEISAVERIEASLDAAQSGIEASLTDDLGLNEGGTENR, encoded by the coding sequence ATGCTCGACGCAGATTTGATTCGTGAATTCGCCGATCGTGCATGCGGGTACCTCTCCGATGTCCGAACGAACTTACAGCAGCTAGAAACGACCGAAGATCAAGTCAGCGGCGATCTTGTCGACTCGATTTATCAGTCCCTTCATAAAATTGTTTGCACAGCAGACAGCCTCGGGCTGGTTCAGATTTTTCAAGTTTCTCGCCGTCTCGAGAACCTTGTCGATAGCCTTCGACATCGAAGCCATATTTCGCTAGCGGTCCGCATCGAAGTGATATCGAAGACGACTGACCGTTTGAAAAGCCTGTTGCAGTCCATCGAGTCGAGCAACGACAGCAACAATCGCGAACTTTGTGAACAACTCGACGCATTGCTTTGCGGAATGGGTATCCGAACCGACGCGTTGGTAACGGATGATCCGCCGGCGACGACCGCATCAAACGAATCCCGACGACGCGGCGCCGTCCCACGCGCAAAGGCACCGACGACAGGGCCCGGTCCGTCGCAAACAAAAAAGCAAGCCGACGCTACCGAAATTTCGGCTGTTGAACGCATCGAAGCGAGTCTTGACGCGGCCCAGTCCGGCATCGAAGCAAGCCTAACCGACGACCTTGGCTTGAACGAAGGCGGAACCGAAAATCGTTAG
- a CDS encoding tetratricopeptide repeat protein, with amino-acid sequence MLFLFGIVLCGGMLTAFYFSLDVPRGPLPVPARPDSRQDSFQADADAFNESLNRWTLARWDSDDESTGARFDQSVVDFVEQCVQADRNGEHIPMHEEMFLDAVEASPDGSGSLNWLDRVSIQNGFEDYRPIPNGFDNHYRILAIRPATGLSVASSDTEPRLVSVDLMFYSANNLPESQQWFLVNVDGRWQVYDWQSLDDGRRTSDEYASFISGSEKLSSGFNEIMDRIEGANRLFDDGAEEQAFAKLKSCHRVQTLKEDRSTALLQIAYAWIELDRYDEAVGLLESIHDPDHMWGVWPMLTLGYLDADQDGKALEAAMKSSAQSPNHPRSHWLMSTVLASLGRDDEAADEAVLALRGCPLDMAIIDMVIGNRRKGDLPTLLDAIVANGDDAWMTLADAITYDSVWASNVVAEVSLRESVNESVVAILKANEAWSRRDYDKSAEWFLVARDKSGPGSIHDVAIQDHLDARIESNRYPELFRETDDLPQTLATITQWLFGDDFYGDLQSLSDALQSDAVDLRVEESERASHFRDAIQGYCHHVLDQNPLALPELTRFEVWNRSQSDEQAANVTRALRRVIVETMLEMGQSEAVAEKFPNDIDVQLQIVEYLQREEAATSESFLAKTMGFSDPEIAWTREMLKAFIAFNEVQVEAADNSFREALRIAKTMDTEQDTSLQSTTLRDRARAIVANRVVPSEIQINDGDLAELSRSVIAEASALLDSKTVRAWLPRARSIQDEGHLAAIRDNVAQLRMSTGQFSEAAKELAVAETAIGDVESQPPWIAIQRNLRLQALLECEDFKEASNVVRDRPVVDTGSIKRSLFNAEDSLSDQALIALALRDNEQLVSLLKDVDREEVSSWLTSPTRRRWLVRDVEALRSSIIDTYPLWVTYFVAESEGVLWIPADRPLTIEILTSTFERELGETVEARDIPQPTGKQISTAWSVTSESGQHLLFEVSIPTVRSSALAMRNRDAFQKEAKQLKIAIIDQLPMATRRLFEVAAAFAMDDAIAFRWNDESRIWFGPDVGKRLAWEDRVPVDHDVVAGLIQSKATDEGDDTEKSLADWTAELERAKGTVRVTMTVHVGDIAESVPAELIRVETDDYEMIVKATADSIIQPLVLSGVEYSVSPSNVQAFRQAD; translated from the coding sequence ATGCTGTTCCTTTTTGGAATCGTGCTGTGCGGCGGCATGTTGACGGCATTCTATTTTTCGTTGGACGTTCCACGTGGACCTTTGCCAGTTCCGGCGCGACCGGATTCTCGCCAGGATTCATTTCAAGCCGACGCCGATGCGTTCAACGAATCCCTGAACCGATGGACGCTCGCGCGGTGGGACAGTGACGACGAGAGTACCGGAGCCCGTTTCGATCAGAGTGTCGTTGATTTTGTCGAGCAATGCGTTCAGGCGGATCGCAACGGTGAACACATTCCGATGCACGAGGAAATGTTTCTTGATGCAGTCGAAGCAAGCCCCGACGGTTCGGGTAGCCTCAATTGGCTGGATCGCGTCTCGATTCAAAACGGTTTCGAAGACTACCGGCCCATCCCCAACGGCTTCGACAACCACTACCGAATCCTGGCAATACGTCCCGCAACGGGCTTATCGGTCGCTTCATCTGACACGGAACCTCGATTGGTATCAGTCGACCTGATGTTCTATTCGGCAAACAATCTGCCGGAGTCTCAACAGTGGTTTCTTGTCAACGTCGATGGACGGTGGCAAGTTTATGACTGGCAATCGCTTGATGACGGCCGGAGAACGTCGGACGAATACGCATCGTTTATTTCCGGATCCGAGAAACTATCCAGCGGATTTAACGAGATCATGGACCGCATCGAAGGAGCGAACCGCTTGTTTGATGACGGTGCCGAAGAACAAGCCTTCGCAAAGTTAAAGTCCTGTCACCGCGTCCAGACGTTGAAAGAAGACCGATCCACCGCGTTGCTTCAGATCGCGTATGCGTGGATCGAACTGGATCGCTACGACGAAGCCGTTGGACTGCTCGAATCCATTCATGATCCTGATCACATGTGGGGCGTTTGGCCGATGCTGACGCTCGGATATTTGGACGCCGATCAAGATGGAAAAGCTCTCGAAGCGGCTATGAAATCCAGTGCCCAATCGCCAAACCACCCGCGGTCACATTGGCTGATGTCGACGGTCCTGGCATCCCTTGGGCGTGACGACGAGGCCGCAGACGAAGCGGTGCTTGCGCTGCGGGGGTGTCCATTGGATATGGCCATCATCGATATGGTGATTGGAAACCGCCGCAAAGGAGATCTACCAACATTGCTTGATGCGATCGTGGCGAACGGGGACGATGCCTGGATGACCCTTGCTGATGCAATCACGTACGATTCGGTTTGGGCAAGCAATGTTGTGGCCGAAGTTTCGTTGCGTGAAAGCGTGAATGAGTCTGTTGTGGCGATCCTGAAAGCGAACGAGGCTTGGTCGCGACGGGACTATGACAAGTCGGCCGAGTGGTTTTTAGTTGCTCGGGACAAATCCGGTCCGGGATCCATTCACGATGTCGCGATCCAAGACCACTTGGACGCTCGAATCGAAAGCAATCGGTATCCGGAATTGTTTCGCGAAACCGACGATTTGCCGCAGACACTCGCTACGATCACGCAGTGGCTTTTTGGCGATGACTTCTATGGCGACTTGCAATCCTTGTCCGATGCGCTGCAATCCGACGCCGTTGACCTGCGGGTCGAGGAAAGTGAACGGGCGAGTCATTTTCGTGACGCTATCCAAGGCTACTGCCATCACGTTCTTGATCAGAACCCCCTGGCATTGCCCGAGCTGACGCGATTCGAAGTATGGAATCGGTCGCAATCGGATGAGCAAGCTGCGAACGTGACCCGAGCACTGCGGCGAGTGATTGTTGAAACGATGCTGGAAATGGGGCAGTCGGAAGCCGTCGCTGAAAAATTTCCGAACGACATCGATGTGCAATTGCAGATTGTTGAGTATTTACAGCGAGAGGAAGCTGCGACTTCCGAATCGTTTCTTGCGAAAACCATGGGCTTTTCGGATCCGGAAATCGCTTGGACACGCGAGATGCTGAAGGCGTTCATTGCGTTCAATGAAGTCCAAGTCGAAGCGGCCGACAATTCCTTTCGCGAGGCTTTGCGGATCGCGAAAACAATGGATACCGAACAGGACACGTCACTTCAGTCGACAACGCTCCGTGACCGCGCGCGAGCCATCGTTGCCAATCGAGTCGTGCCCAGCGAGATTCAGATTAACGATGGCGATCTTGCAGAACTGTCGCGAAGTGTGATCGCCGAAGCGTCAGCGTTGCTGGATTCGAAAACGGTACGGGCTTGGCTCCCACGAGCCCGATCGATCCAGGACGAGGGCCATCTCGCTGCGATCCGGGACAATGTCGCCCAACTGAGGATGTCGACCGGCCAATTTTCCGAAGCCGCCAAGGAATTGGCTGTTGCGGAAACCGCGATCGGGGACGTCGAGTCGCAACCACCTTGGATCGCCATCCAACGCAATCTGCGGCTTCAAGCGTTATTGGAATGCGAAGACTTCAAAGAAGCATCGAACGTCGTGCGTGATCGTCCCGTGGTCGACACCGGTTCGATCAAGCGATCCCTTTTCAATGCGGAAGATTCTCTGTCGGATCAAGCGCTCATCGCGCTCGCACTTCGCGACAACGAGCAACTTGTTTCACTGTTGAAAGACGTCGATCGCGAAGAAGTTTCTTCATGGTTGACGTCACCGACCCGTCGTCGATGGCTGGTAAGAGACGTTGAAGCGTTGCGATCGTCCATCATCGATACGTATCCGCTTTGGGTCACTTACTTTGTCGCGGAAAGCGAGGGCGTTCTTTGGATTCCGGCCGATCGACCACTGACGATCGAAATTTTGACGTCAACGTTTGAGCGTGAGTTAGGCGAGACAGTGGAAGCTCGCGACATTCCTCAGCCCACTGGCAAGCAAATTTCAACGGCTTGGTCCGTCACGTCCGAATCCGGACAGCACTTGCTGTTCGAAGTATCGATTCCGACGGTTCGCAGTTCAGCGCTTGCAATGCGGAATCGCGACGCGTTCCAAAAAGAGGCGAAGCAATTAAAAATTGCGATCATCGATCAACTTCCGATGGCGACGCGTCGGCTGTTTGAAGTTGCCGCAGCGTTTGCCATGGATGACGCCATCGCTTTTCGGTGGAACGACGAATCGCGAATTTGGTTCGGGCCTGATGTCGGCAAACGGCTAGCATGGGAAGACAGAGTCCCGGTCGATCATGATGTCGTCGCGGGCTTGATCCAATCGAAAGCCACCGATGAAGGCGACGACACGGAAAAATCGCTTGCGGACTGGACAGCTGAATTGGAGCGTGCAAAGGGGACGGTCCGAGTCACGATGACGGTTCACGTGGGTGATATCGCCGAATCGGTTCCAGCGGAACTCATCCGCGTCGAGACGGATGACTACGAAATGATCGTCAAAGCGACCGCCGATTCGATCATCCAGCCGTTGGTGTTGTCCGGTGTCGAATATTCCGTTTCACCGTCCAACGTTCAAGCTTTCAGGCAGGCGGATTGA
- a CDS encoding alpha/beta hydrolase, whose product MSTQRTTQDREIDQHGRTAPDRGRTYVLLLLGVSVVLQVGCGRAQHQEASTQIAPGDAVAAPNENFHHDASTPRLDSSVSQQPPSQRSTDPSFEVFHEDAITAPPTTMLSPARTTAMQKTNNGPVTETLPMQRESQQIPDMPPAIDDSRDASYTTVEVFYATDRARGAMPLSAYEVTGQKQMFVVFSFASVLILMGALACWLRGNSKQTVFAIFTGLATGCGAAAILMSGQANIEKHGVTYTSDRGILSRGICEVTVPRSHAKGVVERPNLFRFEFRENQDKHIVMTSAVELTQSDFSSRLAHRIAGSPQQDALVFIHGYNVDFESAIQRTAQVSVDLPFEGVPICYTWPSQGSLLGYTIDENNSEWTITHLREFLLELARDSGASSINVIAHSMGNRAMVAAMSQIQSQADPSAARPFDRLVMAAPDVDADRFVRDFASPLAAIANHVTLYASSDDQALVASKQVHGYPRAGDSGVDIVVVPGIETVDVSGIDLSILGHSYYGDNEAMLRELYGVVRERKSAPQRASLITRRTGNLIYWQLGTDVQAQMPMEVRR is encoded by the coding sequence ATGTCGACTCAACGTACCACGCAAGACCGAGAGATCGACCAGCATGGGCGGACTGCGCCCGACCGTGGACGCACGTACGTTCTCTTGCTTTTGGGTGTGTCCGTGGTTCTCCAGGTCGGATGCGGCCGTGCACAGCATCAGGAAGCGAGTACCCAAATTGCACCCGGTGACGCAGTCGCCGCACCGAACGAGAATTTCCACCACGACGCATCCACGCCGCGGTTGGACAGTTCTGTCAGCCAACAACCGCCCTCGCAACGGTCAACCGATCCTTCGTTCGAAGTCTTTCACGAAGACGCCATCACAGCTCCGCCAACCACGATGTTGTCGCCTGCGCGCACAACCGCGATGCAGAAAACCAACAACGGGCCCGTGACCGAAACACTTCCGATGCAGCGGGAGTCCCAGCAGATTCCCGATATGCCCCCGGCCATTGATGACAGTCGCGATGCGTCCTACACGACGGTCGAAGTGTTCTACGCCACCGATCGTGCGCGCGGTGCGATGCCTCTGTCGGCTTATGAAGTCACCGGCCAGAAACAAATGTTTGTCGTCTTCAGCTTCGCTTCCGTCTTAATCTTGATGGGAGCGCTTGCATGTTGGTTGCGTGGCAATTCGAAACAAACGGTCTTTGCCATCTTTACCGGACTTGCGACGGGTTGTGGTGCGGCGGCCATCTTGATGTCGGGACAAGCGAACATCGAAAAGCACGGCGTCACGTACACCAGCGACCGTGGCATCCTTTCTCGCGGGATCTGCGAAGTCACGGTGCCTCGGTCACACGCAAAGGGTGTTGTCGAGCGGCCGAATCTGTTTCGATTCGAATTTCGCGAGAACCAAGACAAACACATCGTCATGACGTCCGCGGTTGAGCTAACGCAAAGCGACTTCTCGAGTCGATTGGCCCATCGGATCGCTGGATCACCCCAACAAGACGCCTTGGTGTTCATTCACGGATACAACGTTGACTTCGAGTCAGCGATTCAGCGTACCGCTCAAGTGTCCGTCGATTTGCCATTCGAAGGAGTGCCGATCTGCTATACGTGGCCGAGCCAAGGGTCGCTTCTTGGTTACACGATCGATGAAAATAACTCGGAATGGACGATCACTCACTTACGAGAGTTCTTGTTGGAATTGGCTCGCGACAGTGGTGCTTCGTCCATCAACGTGATCGCACACAGTATGGGCAATCGTGCCATGGTCGCTGCGATGAGCCAGATCCAATCGCAAGCCGATCCCAGTGCCGCACGTCCGTTCGACCGATTGGTGATGGCTGCGCCGGATGTTGACGCCGATCGGTTCGTCCGCGATTTTGCATCACCGCTAGCCGCCATCGCAAATCACGTCACGCTTTACGCGTCATCCGACGATCAAGCGTTGGTCGCGTCGAAACAGGTCCATGGTTACCCGCGGGCGGGCGACAGCGGCGTCGACATCGTTGTCGTCCCCGGTATTGAAACCGTTGATGTCAGCGGGATCGATTTGAGCATCCTTGGGCACAGCTACTATGGCGACAACGAAGCGATGTTGAGGGAACTGTATGGTGTTGTCCGAGAACGGAAATCGGCGCCACAACGCGCGTCGCTGATCACCCGCCGCACTGGAAACTTAATCTATTGGCAACTGGGCACCGATGTTCAAGCTCAGATGCCCATGGAAGTGCGGCGCTAG